The sequence below is a genomic window from Monodelphis domestica isolate mMonDom1 chromosome 2, mMonDom1.pri, whole genome shotgun sequence.
AAGTGGTCAACTGGTGTTTTAGATTCCAAGGTATTTACTTAATTCTAACATCTTGTCCTTCTCTTTCCTATATAATGAACATGTCTAATAAGCATAGATGTGAGTGTATTAGTGTACTTGCACTGtttacatacattttatatatgaatgtatttaAGTTGTgcacatatatctatgtataatATGTAATGCACATGAATATGTAATGTATGTATACAGGGTATCATAAAAGTCCTAGTGtagttttaagttattaaagttTTAAACTGCATTAGTAATTTTGGGACACCAGCATTGAGAAGTAGAAAGAAGACTTGCTTTGTGATTATGAAGCCCTGAGCCTTGACTAGTCTTTTAGCCTCTGAATACCCTCCCTTAGAGCTCCTTCAGCAATTCTTTAACATTATAAATTGCACAGTAGTTGCTGATCCATTTTGTAGAAAGAAATTTCCACAGTGGAAGTTCCTCACATTGAGGAAATATGAACACACATATAGAATATAGATACTGAGCTTCCAATAAAGTCATTCTCTGATGCCTTAATGTAATATGGAAATGGCCAAGGGTTCTCAAAGTTTCTATCAGTGGATCCAAGTATATTCATGCAGATCCAAAGTAAACAGACTTAAAGAATGGATGAAGTAATAACAACTCATATATTTGTGGTCTGGGGAACCGgccagaaatagaaaaaatgtctCATAATTTATTGAGCAGTTATGCTCTACATGGACAGCCAATACCAAATGAATTATATACTTATGGTTTAAGGATCAGGAGAAACTGTTCAAATATACacttgtgtatatatagatatagtgtGTATCTTTCTATCTcgctctatttctctctctttgaggGCTATACctgcaaatatatagaaatgtctaTAGGTATATGGGTGTCAACATTTGAATATATACTTGAAACTCATATATGGATTTATACCAACAgaaatatgtgtgtttatatacatacatgtgagAAGCCTGGATATTCACCAGAAATATGTCCATCAAAAAGTGAAATCCACAAAACATAATGGCAGACACACAAATATCAAAATcttacaaaacaaaatgaataatttatgtTCTTATACACAGTAGTGTAGCAGAATAAACTTCTTATTAATGgttattgggaaaagtttcctcTCCTAGTTCACACCTAACACCAAAGGGATTCTATCTTATGGGTTTTCTATGAATGGCATTTCTTTGGCTGAGCTCCGGGAACGTCAGGGTACTATGGGCATTACCTTGGAATTGGCAAACAGAGCAAAGTAATAAAAGGTGACCCTTGAACTGAAGAATCCGTTAGCATTTCACTGAACTTTGCTGAGGAGCTTGTCAGAGGTAAGAACTAGGGAATTAAAGGGGGAATTTAACCATGCTGATAAGTATTCACTGTAATGATGCCAATGCTTAGTAGACATTcaaatctattcatttatttagtggcTTAGATTAAGGGAAGCAGTTCTGAGTTGAATGGACATatgattaataaaatagagggtGGGAATTCTTTGTTGATATCCAGGAAGGAGGGAATtagacatttatttagtgcccatTATGTGCAAGGTCATTAATGTGCTATGTGTTCTACAAATATTACCTAGGGAAATGGATCATAATGCATGGAGTCTTTGGACAGACATacatttaatttatctttttcctGCAACCagtaatatttacattttcagaGATAACTTCTCTGTGATTCCAAAGAAATACAGAGATACTCCCAAGCTCAGAAAGTGGAACAATGAGCAACAACAATGGATCCCAGCCTGCAGCTGTGCAGTTCTGCTATGAAAACACAAATGGGTCCTGTATCAAAACCTCCTATTCCCCAGGATTTCAAGTCATCCTCTACTTGACCTTTGGATTTGGGGCTCTCTTGGCTGTTTCGGGAAACCTTCTGGTAATGATTTCAATTCTTCACTTCAAGCAGCTGCACTCTCCAGCCAATTTTCTCATTGCTTCCTTGGCTTGTGCTGACTTCTTGATGGGAGCCACTGTGATGCCCTTCAGTATGGTGAGGTCAGTGGAGAGTTGCTGGTATTTTGGGGAGAGTTTCTGTAAATTTCACTCCAGTTTTGATGGGTCATTTTgttattcttccatttttcacttGTGTTTCATCTCCATTGATAGATATATTGCTGTCACTGACCCTCTGGTCTACCCAACCAAGTTCACTCTGTCAGTTTCAGGGATGTGCATTATGTTCTCCTGGCTCCTGGCCCTGACATTTAGTTTTTCAGTTTTCTACACAGGTGTCAATGATGATGGGCTGGAGGAATTAGTAAGTGCCCTCACCTGTGTGGGAGGCTGTCAGATAGCTGTGAATCAAACCTGGGTATTGATCGACTTCCTGTTGTTCTTGATTCCTACCCTGGTTATGGTCATTCTTTACTGTAAGATTTTTCTGGTAGCTAAACACCAGGCTAGAAAGATTGAAAGTATGAGCAGCAAAACTGAGTCTTCCTCAGAGAGTTACCAAGCCAGGGtgtccaagagagagagaaaagcagcaaAAACACTGGGTATCGCAGTGGCTGCATTTCTGATTGCATGGTTCCCTTACTTTATTGAAACTATAATTGATGCATTCCTAGGGTTCATCACCccaacatatatatatgaaattatagtTTGGCTTTGCTATTATAATTCAGCCATGAACCCTCTGATTTATGCTTTCTTTTACCCTTGGTTTCGAAGAGCAATTAAACTGATTGTCACTGGGAAAGTCTTCACAGGTCACTCTTCAACAATAGATTTGTTTTCTGAACAAATTAAGGCTTTAGACTGAAGATGCTAAAATATGTAACAAAGTTAAAAGTGAAACAGGTGAATTATTATTGTGAGTTTAAAGTGTGTTCTCTACATTCGATCCTAATCTGAATTTCAGACTTCAtgtttaataaaattcatttaccATGCCAATTTACATGTGAATAGTGTTTAAAAGCTGTGTTCAGAGATGACCTCAATTCCtgtcttttttcatttgatatttgttttagttcattattccttaacTGTGTAGTAGGAAGGCACAAAAGGacttttttcttccctaaagaaTATTGTATAATCTTATTTAatcccctccctctcctggtCTTTAATTTGTAGGAGATAAGGCACCTATTTTGCCTATTATGAATCCTTCCAAAAACATCTCTGATatattttgttccttttaaattttttaaaaaaagtttcactGTTAATGAATCTGAATAATTCTCTGTGTTGctattaattgtatttatttgaaTCAGTAGATCCTAAACCTTTTCAGCTGTTTTCCAAATGATaaaatttgagggttttttctttctatatcttttcctttaaaaaaaacagtgaaGGGATTTCCCCcagaaaataaattatacaatGACAATGATTTTCTACCCCAAAAGTCTTTGTCTTTCTTACTGAGAATACTGCTTGCAGTTTTCTCAGTCACATacaggtggttttttttttggaatgtaattgccttttataatttcttcttaCACCATTAATTcagtaataatactaataatcaCAAGCATTTATATACAATTTACTATCTattaggcattgtgttaagtgctttacaaatattttcttatttgtttttcacaacaaccctgagaggtaggtgctatcattattcccattttacattcgggaagctgaggcagagatgagtaaagtgatttgcccagaaacACAAggatctgaggttggatttgatctcagataaaAAGTCCAGCATTTGTATTCACTATACTAAGTAGCTGTCTCATTATcaacaataaatatatatcagtaataataataatattacaaaTCACAAGTTATAGCAGATTCTAATTTTTGtaactattattataattttatcattatataaCATAATTGTTACTGTTATTGACTATGttagaaaaacattattttgctCAGTCAATTAATATGAGGTTCCTTTATTCAtctaaaaataagtataaaattaaCATTGAATGCAATTGATTTTAGGTTGC
It includes:
- the LOC100031204 gene encoding trace amine-associated receptor 6-like produces the protein MSNNNGSQPAAVQFCYENTNGSCIKTSYSPGFQVILYLTFGFGALLAVSGNLLVMISILHFKQLHSPANFLIASLACADFLMGATVMPFSMVRSVESCWYFGESFCKFHSSFDGSFCYSSIFHLCFISIDRYIAVTDPLVYPTKFTLSVSGMCIMFSWLLALTFSFSVFYTGVNDDGLEELVSALTCVGGCQIAVNQTWVLIDFLLFLIPTLVMVILYCKIFLVAKHQARKIESMSSKTESSSESYQARVSKRERKAAKTLGIAVAAFLIAWFPYFIETIIDAFLGFITPTYIYEIIVWLCYYNSAMNPLIYAFFYPWFRRAIKLIVTGKVFTGHSSTIDLFSEQIKALD